A part of Gammaproteobacteria bacterium genomic DNA contains:
- a CDS encoding phosphoglucosamine mutase, whose amino-acid sequence MGKLFGTDGIRGEANRYPMDSAVAFSVGQAITHVLRKGDHRTRVIIGKDTRISGYMLESSLEAGITSMGGDPYLVGVLPTPGIAFATFSMRADAGIVISASHNPFQDNGIKIFGGGGYKLSDDLEGVIENLVLGGQLPKLVPGVAEMGQAFRLHDMHGRYIVFLKNTFPRDLSLEGVKVVLDTANGATYKVAPELFWELGAKVETIHNNPNGLNINDNCGSQHTADLRKRVVETGAAVGLAFDGDGDRLIAVDEKGHEITGDQILLACARMLKEQGRLKNDLVVSTVMSNMGLRVACRKYGFKHHASKVGDRYVLEDMQRLGSVLGGEESGHMIFLDHHTTGDGILTALQLLSAMIRAGKPLSELAAQMDVYPQKLINVDVSRKPDLATVPEVAEVIRQVESQLQDEGRVLVRYSGTQNMCRVMVEGPSVELTEKYCTTIADVLRKALG is encoded by the coding sequence ATGGGCAAATTGTTCGGCACCGACGGCATTCGGGGCGAGGCCAACCGCTACCCGATGGACAGCGCCGTCGCCTTCTCCGTCGGCCAGGCGATCACCCACGTGCTCCGCAAGGGCGATCACCGCACGCGCGTGATCATCGGCAAGGACACGCGCATCTCCGGCTACATGCTGGAGAGCTCGCTCGAGGCGGGCATCACGTCGATGGGCGGCGACCCCTATCTGGTCGGTGTACTGCCGACGCCGGGCATCGCCTTCGCGACCTTCAGCATGCGGGCCGACGCCGGCATCGTCATCTCCGCCTCCCACAACCCCTTCCAGGACAACGGCATCAAGATCTTCGGCGGTGGGGGTTACAAGCTGTCCGACGACCTCGAGGGCGTCATCGAGAACCTCGTCCTGGGCGGACAGCTGCCGAAGCTGGTGCCGGGCGTGGCCGAGATGGGCCAGGCGTTCCGCCTGCACGACATGCACGGGCGCTACATCGTCTTCCTGAAGAACACCTTCCCCCGGGACCTCTCCCTGGAAGGGGTCAAGGTCGTCCTGGACACCGCGAACGGGGCCACCTACAAGGTCGCGCCAGAGCTCTTCTGGGAGCTCGGCGCGAAGGTCGAGACGATCCACAACAACCCGAACGGGCTCAACATCAACGACAACTGCGGCTCCCAGCACACCGCGGACCTGCGCAAGCGCGTGGTGGAGACGGGCGCCGCGGTGGGACTCGCGTTCGACGGCGACGGAGACCGCCTGATCGCGGTGGACGAGAAGGGACACGAGATCACCGGCGATCAGATCCTGCTCGCCTGCGCCCGGATGCTGAAGGAGCAGGGCCGCCTGAAGAACGACCTCGTGGTCAGCACCGTGATGAGCAACATGGGGCTGCGCGTCGCGTGCCGCAAGTACGGGTTCAAGCACCACGCGTCGAAGGTGGGCGACCGCTACGTGCTCGAGGACATGCAGCGCCTGGGCAGCGTGCTGGGCGGCGAGGAGTCGGGGCACATGATCTTCCTCGACCACCACACCACCGGCGACGGCATCCTCACCGCGCTGCAGCTCCTCTCGGCGATGATCCGGGCGGGCAAACCCCTCTCCGAGCTCGCGGCGCAGATGGACGTCTACCCCCAGAAACTCATCAACGTGGACGTCAGCCGCAAGCCGGACCTCGCCACCGTGCCGGAGGTGGCCGAGGTCATCCGCCAGGTCGAATCTCAGCTCCAGGACGAAGGGCGTGTGCTGGTCCGTTATTCGGGCACCCAGAACATGTGCCGCGTCATGGTCGAGGGACCGAGCGTGGAGCTCACCGAGAAGTACTGCACCACCATCGCCGACGTGCTGAGGAAGGCCCTCGGCTGA
- a CDS encoding UDP-N-acetylglucosamine pyrophosphorylase codes for MELRPALQDKIRRLLLKGVSLPNPLTVDIGDEVDVERISGNGVTIHPGCRIYGAKTVISAGAQIGREGPVTIEDCQLGPRAQLKGGYFSKSVFLQQSNLGLGAQVREACILEEEAGGAHCVGLKQTILFPFVTLGSLINFCDCLMAGGTSRKNHSEVGSSYVHFNFTPDGDKTTASLVGDVPRGVMLSQPPIFLGGQGGMVGPLRIGFGNIVAAGGVLRKDVLGEGLLVVPDRHPGKVTPFSPHAYPRLSRIVRNNFLYLANLAALEQWYRHVRQPFFAEQELGPLVFQGAIEKLSMATAERCKRIEDLAGKLPVPADPGTEAPGRRELREGAGRLRELLAAGTARQAGERERDRFLAGLQAHRAKGQGYLETIQHLPADVVQDGTRWLDQIVADVTALLASQVPALDAARD; via the coding sequence GTGGAACTCAGGCCGGCACTGCAGGACAAGATACGCCGTCTGCTCCTCAAGGGCGTGAGCCTCCCCAATCCCCTCACCGTCGACATCGGTGACGAGGTGGACGTGGAGCGGATTTCGGGGAACGGGGTCACCATCCACCCGGGATGCCGGATATACGGCGCAAAGACGGTCATCTCGGCGGGTGCGCAGATCGGGCGCGAAGGCCCCGTGACGATCGAGGACTGCCAGCTCGGGCCCCGGGCTCAGCTCAAGGGCGGGTACTTTAGCAAGTCGGTTTTTCTCCAACAATCGAACCTCGGCCTCGGCGCTCAGGTGCGCGAGGCGTGCATCCTCGAGGAAGAGGCCGGCGGCGCCCACTGCGTGGGCCTCAAGCAGACCATCCTCTTCCCCTTCGTCACGCTCGGCAGCCTCATCAACTTCTGCGACTGCCTGATGGCGGGGGGGACCAGCCGCAAGAACCACAGCGAGGTGGGCAGCTCCTACGTCCACTTCAATTTCACGCCCGACGGCGACAAGACCACCGCCTCGCTGGTGGGCGACGTTCCGCGCGGCGTGATGCTGAGCCAGCCGCCCATCTTCCTCGGCGGCCAGGGAGGCATGGTCGGCCCGCTGCGGATCGGCTTCGGCAACATCGTCGCGGCCGGGGGCGTGCTGCGCAAGGACGTCCTCGGCGAGGGCCTGCTGGTCGTCCCCGACCGGCACCCGGGCAAGGTCACGCCGTTTTCGCCGCACGCCTACCCGCGACTCTCGCGCATCGTGCGCAACAACTTCCTCTACCTCGCCAACCTGGCGGCGCTCGAGCAGTGGTACCGGCACGTGCGCCAGCCCTTCTTCGCGGAGCAGGAGCTCGGCCCGCTGGTCTTCCAGGGCGCCATCGAGAAGCTCTCGATGGCCACCGCCGAGCGCTGCAAGCGAATCGAGGACCTGGCCGGAAAGCTCCCCGTCCCCGCCGACCCGGGCACCGAGGCACCGGGCCGGCGCGAGCTGCGCGAGGGCGCGGGCCGCCTGCGCGAGCTGCTGGCCGCGGGCACCGCGCGCCAGGCCGGTGAGCGCGAGCGCGACCGGTTCCTCGCGGGCTTGCAGGCCCACCGGGCGAAGGGCCAGGGCTATCTCGAGACCATCCAGCACCTGCCGGCGGACGTCGTGCAGGACGGCACCCGCTGGCTCGACCAGATCGTCGCCGACGTCACCGCGCTCCTGGCCTCCCAGGTGCCGGCGCTCGACGCGGCCCGCGACTGA
- a CDS encoding YvcK family protein, giving the protein MTFLTEQLVEAVLLSGTPGVVLPERLRALVRGVLDFDCNPVRVVVLGGGTGLSTVVGGNSRLAGWPANPNLGLKQVFPNLDVVVCTTDDGGATGELLKQLPMIGIGDLRKLCLSMVEPGNLRRRYGLDGGRAQALVRVLHSVFNHRFPREGASAGEAEDPLLAAPAPLRDACPEPLRDLLRAVGRFVTPGGGGPAVEVGGQCLGNLLLTSAIFAETGGEFRSPPAMAAIRRGIDRIADAIGARPGRLHPATAAPGQLVFRYANGVELHGQSKSATSRRGVAVDRVYPEFYGVPEVPAEVLRMVREADLILLAPGSLYTSSIPTLQVPGIAQAIRENRTALKVLGANLWVEEGETDIAHEDRGRGFRVSEILDAYERNVPGGRSGLFDVVLAANLQHLSGDVLRNYALEGKKPIYLDRRTVEAMGVEAVESTIFSVEHGRESGFIHHEPKKFALAIRALLFAREHGRLGGQPGGQPGGHLGGRVGAAGPTGESPAEGHRRGAQPLCGYWADITGTLGRKRFQPERLRDVVRDIAWRNRDIQTGHFDLMEGARVVPAGEWKRNTEWDSVLGYYDPEDRCIRVHEQVLDDPDRLQGNLLVALGESLLGRYVEERSWVHLDGAHGWGARRYEVRLLPPGERECLLSDARLHEYLTLARMVPHPGDPGRYGITLNDGEGFLPPGLLFGLMYAWYLDNSCAAIMENEMAILHWPEATLIPSQAHEYRRKKALVAFFRDAVFGNEGYA; this is encoded by the coding sequence ATGACGTTCCTTACGGAGCAGCTGGTCGAGGCGGTTCTCCTGAGCGGGACGCCCGGGGTGGTGCTCCCCGAGCGTCTGCGCGCCCTCGTGCGCGGGGTGCTGGACTTCGACTGCAATCCCGTCCGGGTGGTCGTCCTCGGCGGAGGCACCGGCCTGTCGACGGTCGTGGGGGGGAATTCACGCCTGGCGGGATGGCCGGCCAACCCGAACCTGGGGCTGAAGCAGGTCTTCCCGAACCTCGACGTGGTCGTCTGCACGACCGACGACGGCGGGGCCACCGGCGAGCTCTTGAAGCAGCTCCCGATGATCGGGATCGGCGACCTGCGCAAGCTCTGCCTGTCCATGGTCGAGCCCGGGAACCTCCGGCGGCGCTACGGCCTCGACGGCGGCCGCGCCCAGGCCCTGGTCCGGGTCCTCCACAGCGTGTTCAACCACCGCTTTCCCCGGGAGGGGGCGAGTGCCGGCGAGGCCGAGGACCCCCTGCTCGCGGCCCCGGCGCCCTTGCGTGACGCGTGCCCCGAGCCGCTGAGGGACCTCCTGCGCGCGGTGGGCCGGTTCGTGACGCCCGGCGGGGGCGGCCCCGCGGTGGAGGTGGGAGGGCAATGCCTCGGCAACCTGCTCCTCACCTCGGCGATCTTCGCCGAGACGGGCGGGGAGTTTCGCAGCCCGCCGGCGATGGCGGCCATCCGCAGGGGGATCGACCGGATCGCGGACGCCATCGGCGCGCGCCCGGGCAGGCTTCACCCGGCGACGGCGGCGCCCGGACAGCTCGTGTTCCGTTACGCGAACGGGGTGGAGCTTCACGGGCAGAGCAAGTCGGCCACCTCGCGCCGCGGTGTCGCCGTGGACCGCGTGTACCCGGAGTTCTACGGCGTTCCCGAGGTGCCGGCCGAGGTCCTGCGGATGGTGCGCGAGGCGGACCTGATCCTGCTCGCCCCGGGCAGCCTGTACACGAGCAGCATCCCCACGCTGCAGGTGCCGGGCATCGCCCAGGCGATCCGGGAGAACCGCACGGCGCTCAAGGTCCTCGGCGCTAACCTCTGGGTGGAGGAAGGGGAGACCGACATCGCGCACGAGGACCGGGGGAGGGGCTTCCGGGTCTCCGAGATCCTGGACGCCTACGAGCGCAACGTGCCCGGCGGCCGGTCGGGGCTCTTCGATGTGGTGCTCGCCGCCAATCTGCAGCACCTCTCCGGGGACGTGTTGAGGAACTACGCGCTCGAGGGGAAGAAGCCCATCTATCTCGACCGCCGGACCGTCGAGGCGATGGGCGTGGAGGCCGTCGAGTCGACCATCTTCTCCGTGGAGCACGGACGGGAGTCCGGCTTCATCCACCACGAGCCGAAGAAGTTCGCCCTGGCGATCCGGGCCCTGCTGTTCGCGCGCGAGCACGGGCGGCTGGGAGGGCAGCCGGGCGGGCAGCCGGGCGGGCATCTGGGCGGGCGGGTGGGGGCCGCGGGGCCCACGGGGGAGTCGCCGGCCGAGGGACACCGCAGGGGCGCGCAGCCGCTCTGCGGCTACTGGGCGGACATCACGGGCACCCTCGGCCGCAAGCGCTTCCAGCCGGAGCGTCTTCGCGACGTCGTGCGCGACATTGCCTGGCGGAACCGGGACATCCAGACGGGCCACTTCGACCTGATGGAGGGTGCGCGGGTCGTGCCGGCGGGGGAGTGGAAGCGGAACACGGAGTGGGACTCCGTGCTGGGCTACTACGATCCCGAGGACCGCTGCATCCGGGTCCACGAGCAGGTGTTGGACGACCCCGACCGGTTGCAGGGAAACCTGCTGGTCGCACTGGGGGAGTCACTGCTCGGACGCTACGTCGAAGAGCGGAGCTGGGTCCATCTCGACGGCGCGCACGGCTGGGGCGCGCGCCGCTACGAGGTCCGGCTGCTCCCGCCCGGGGAGCGCGAGTGCCTCCTCAGCGACGCGCGGCTCCACGAATACCTGACCCTGGCCCGGATGGTGCCCCATCCCGGGGACCCGGGCCGCTACGGCATCACGCTGAACGACGGAGAGGGCTTCCTGCCGCCCGGCCTCCTGTTCGGGCTGATGTACGCCTGGTACCTCGACAACTCGTGCGCGGCCATCATGGAGAACGAGATGGCCATCCTGCACTGGCCGGAGGCGACGCTCATCCCCTCCCAGGCCCACGAGTACCGGCGCAAGAAGGCGCTGGTGGCTTTCTTCCGGGACGCGGTGTTCGGCAACGAAGGCTATGCTTGA
- a CDS encoding anion permease, which translates to MKLSWKLFAPLVVGVAIALTPAPEGLAPHAWYYFAIFAAAITGLVLEPLPGAAVGLLGVAVVMALAPWVFFSPEQLAKAGFKPASEAIRWGLSGFSNTTVWLIFAAFMFALGYEKSGLGKRIALLLVKAMGRRTLTLGYAVTIADLILAPFTPSNTARSGGTIYPVIRNLPALYDSKPNDPSARRIGSYLMWVAIAATSVTSTMFLTGLAPNLLAIELVKKTSSIEISWMQWITAMAPFGFLMLLVLPLLVYVLYPPVVKAGSEVPDWAAGELQKLGRMSWREVVLAVLVVIALGLWISGGKFIDASAVAVSVVALMVLFGVVTWDDVLGNKQAWNVLVWFGTLVALAAGLAQVGFVTWFAKAVGAYMEGYSPLTAMVALTLVFFFIHYMFASITAHVTAVIPVMLAVGSAIPGMNMPMFAMMLVGTLGIMGILTPYATGPSPVYYGSGYLPARAYWLLGAVFGVIFIAVYLLIGVPWLGTLY; encoded by the coding sequence ATGAAACTCAGCTGGAAGCTCTTCGCACCCCTGGTGGTCGGGGTCGCCATCGCCCTGACTCCGGCCCCCGAGGGTCTCGCCCCCCACGCGTGGTACTACTTCGCGATCTTCGCGGCCGCCATCACGGGGCTCGTCCTGGAGCCGCTCCCGGGCGCCGCCGTGGGGCTGCTGGGAGTCGCCGTGGTGATGGCGCTCGCCCCCTGGGTCTTCTTCAGCCCCGAGCAGCTCGCCAAGGCCGGCTTCAAGCCCGCCTCGGAGGCCATACGCTGGGGCCTGTCGGGGTTTTCGAACACCACCGTGTGGCTCATCTTCGCCGCCTTCATGTTCGCCCTCGGCTACGAGAAGAGCGGGCTCGGCAAGCGCATCGCGCTCCTGCTGGTGAAGGCCATGGGCAGGCGCACCCTCACCCTCGGCTACGCGGTGACGATCGCCGACCTCATCCTCGCGCCCTTCACCCCCTCGAACACCGCGCGCAGCGGCGGCACCATCTACCCCGTCATCCGCAACCTGCCGGCGCTCTACGACTCGAAGCCGAACGATCCCTCGGCGCGGCGCATCGGCTCCTACCTGATGTGGGTCGCGATCGCTGCGACCTCCGTGACGAGCACCATGTTCCTCACGGGCTTGGCTCCGAACCTCCTCGCCATCGAGCTGGTGAAGAAGACGAGCAGCATCGAGATCAGCTGGATGCAGTGGATCACGGCAATGGCGCCGTTCGGTTTCCTGATGCTGCTGGTCCTGCCGCTCCTCGTCTACGTTCTCTACCCGCCCGTCGTGAAGGCCGGATCCGAGGTGCCGGACTGGGCGGCCGGCGAGCTGCAGAAGCTCGGCCGGATGTCCTGGCGCGAGGTCGTGCTGGCCGTGCTCGTGGTGATCGCGCTCGGCCTCTGGATCTCGGGCGGGAAGTTCATCGACGCGAGCGCGGTGGCCGTCTCGGTGGTGGCCCTGATGGTGCTCTTCGGCGTCGTGACCTGGGACGATGTCCTCGGCAACAAGCAGGCCTGGAACGTGCTGGTGTGGTTCGGCACGCTGGTGGCCCTGGCCGCCGGGCTGGCCCAGGTGGGCTTCGTCACCTGGTTCGCCAAGGCGGTCGGCGCGTACATGGAGGGCTACTCGCCGCTCACCGCGATGGTGGCCCTGACGCTGGTGTTCTTCTTCATCCACTACATGTTCGCCAGCATCACCGCCCACGTCACGGCAGTGATCCCAGTCATGCTCGCCGTCGGGTCCGCGATCCCGGGCATGAACATGCCCATGTTCGCCATGATGCTGGTGGGCACGCTGGGCATCATGGGGATCCTCACGCCCTACGCCACGGGGCCGTCGCCGGTCTACTACGGCAGCGGCTATCTGCCGGCCAGGGCCTACTGGCTGCTGGGCGCGGTGTTCGGCGTGATCTTCATCGCCGTGTACCTGCTGATTGGCGTGCCGTGGCTCGGGACGCTGTATTGA
- a CDS encoding ankyrin repeat domain-containing protein: MSWLRIQKGAWGLAAVFALAVTSAAEAPRVDESLFWAAFAGNAARVKELVATGVDVNARDSDGSTGLMLASGNGHREAAQALLEAKADVNLKNTNGSTGLLMALAGGHGEVAGLLAGAGAALDARTNDGATALMGAAHAGHVPWVRYLLERGADVGATTSQGLTALMFAAGAAGPARDPAAQEGRVAVLQMLLDAGADVNAKNSRGWTALSVASARGHSQVVDLLRNWVPGAAPAPEAVRPPREPAPPPTPPAPAVPVPAAPAPALPAPVTCQAPQARNLTENEAKALRYVLERKLGFTGVACITELVAVDKFSLRGQTVVLYEMTITFPNGYRVECLDKKSFDVGGFPSHYHGPDCPALAIPPVRPGEVWTYRGDEII, translated from the coding sequence ATGAGCTGGCTGCGGATTCAAAAGGGTGCGTGGGGCCTGGCGGCAGTTTTTGCGCTTGCGGTCACCTCCGCCGCCGAGGCGCCGAGGGTGGACGAGAGCCTCTTCTGGGCGGCCTTCGCGGGGAACGCCGCGCGGGTCAAAGAGCTCGTGGCCACCGGCGTGGACGTGAACGCCAGGGACAGCGATGGCTCGACGGGGCTGATGCTGGCCTCGGGGAACGGCCACCGGGAGGCGGCCCAGGCGCTCCTCGAGGCCAAGGCCGACGTGAACCTGAAGAACACCAATGGTTCGACGGGTCTGCTCATGGCGCTTGCGGGCGGCCACGGGGAAGTGGCGGGCCTGCTCGCCGGGGCGGGGGCGGCCCTCGACGCCAGGACGAACGATGGCGCCACCGCCCTCATGGGCGCGGCGCACGCGGGGCACGTCCCGTGGGTGCGGTACCTGCTGGAGCGCGGGGCCGACGTGGGCGCAACGACGAGCCAGGGCCTCACGGCGCTGATGTTCGCCGCGGGGGCGGCGGGGCCCGCACGGGATCCCGCCGCGCAGGAAGGCCGGGTGGCCGTCCTGCAGATGCTGTTGGACGCCGGGGCCGACGTCAACGCGAAGAACAGCCGGGGCTGGACCGCGCTCTCGGTGGCCTCTGCCCGAGGGCACTCGCAGGTCGTGGACCTGCTGCGCAACTGGGTGCCCGGAGCAGCTCCCGCCCCGGAGGCGGTACGACCGCCGCGGGAGCCTGCTCCGCCGCCGACACCGCCTGCGCCGGCCGTGCCGGTGCCTGCGGCGCCTGCACCCGCCCTGCCGGCGCCGGTGACCTGTCAGGCGCCCCAGGCCCGCAACCTGACCGAGAACGAGGCCAAGGCACTGCGGTACGTGCTGGAGCGCAAGCTCGGCTTCACCGGCGTGGCCTGCATCACCGAATTGGTCGCGGTGGACAAGTTCTCGCTGCGCGGGCAGACGGTCGTGCTGTACGAGATGACCATCACCTTCCCGAACGGCTACCGGGTGGAGTGTCTGGACAAGAAGTCGTTCGACGTGGGTGGGTTCCCCTCCCACTACCACGGCCCGGACTGCCCCGCGCTGGCCATCCCGCCCGTGCGTCCGGGCGAGGTGTGGACCTACCGGGGAGACGAGATCATCTAG
- a CDS encoding NAD(P)H-dependent oxidoreductase — protein MEEDTVAAVRLLGIAGSLRQKSTNRGLLRAAQARLPEGVTMEIAELSDVPFYNPDLTEKPAGVRRVLAQMAEAQAFVLASTEYNYSMAPALKNILDWASREPQNAVLAGKPAAILGAGGGMGTSRAQYHLRQVCVVLELQPLSRPEVFANAFAGGFDADGNLVDEEIAKLVADQMSALAAKVRDARG, from the coding sequence ATGGAGGAAGACACCGTGGCAGCAGTGAGACTACTGGGCATCGCCGGCAGCCTGCGGCAGAAATCGACGAATCGGGGGCTACTGCGCGCCGCGCAGGCGCGCCTCCCGGAGGGCGTGACGATGGAGATCGCCGAACTCTCCGACGTCCCCTTCTACAACCCGGACCTCACGGAGAAGCCCGCGGGAGTGCGCCGCGTGCTCGCACAGATGGCCGAGGCGCAGGCCTTCGTGCTGGCCAGCACCGAGTACAACTACTCGATGGCTCCGGCCCTGAAGAACATCCTCGACTGGGCCTCGCGCGAGCCGCAGAACGCGGTCCTCGCGGGCAAGCCCGCGGCCATCCTGGGCGCGGGCGGCGGCATGGGCACGTCACGGGCGCAGTACCACCTGCGCCAGGTCTGCGTCGTTCTGGAATTGCAGCCGCTCTCCAGGCCGGAGGTGTTCGCCAACGCCTTCGCGGGCGGATTCGACGCCGACGGAAACCTGGTGGACGAAGAGATCGCGAAGCTGGTCGCGGACCAGATGAGCGCCCTCGCCGCGAAGGTGCGGGACGCAAGGGGCTAG